A DNA window from Vigna angularis cultivar LongXiaoDou No.4 chromosome 1, ASM1680809v1, whole genome shotgun sequence contains the following coding sequences:
- the LOC108335225 gene encoding serine carboxypeptidase-like 45 isoform X3, which produces MLQWMISNTKLSFTILLNQKLIQLQSLLFSGSMEVCNLCLGPGCSSLGVGAFSENGPFRPNGEVLIKNEYSWNRETNILYLETPVGVGFSYAKGGSSYETLNDETTARDNLVFLQRWFNKFPQFRHRDLFLAGESYAGHYVPQLAKLMIEINEKEKLFNLKGIALGNPVLEYATDLNSRAEFFWSHGLISDSTYKLFTTGCNYSRYVSEYYRDSISPLCSKVLRQVARETSKFVDKYDVTLDVCISSVLSQSKAICPQGQKTNESIDVCVDDKVTNYLNRKDVQEALHAKLVGVRKWDVCSNNSILNYDMLNLEKPTLPVVGSLIKSGVRVLIYSGDQDSVIPLTGSRTLVQKLARQLGLNTTVPYRVWFEGQQVGGWTQVYGSILSFATVRGASHEAPFSQPERSFVLFKSFLEDRPLPEIF; this is translated from the exons ATGTTACAGTGGATGATCTCAAACACAAAGCTctcttttactattttgttgAATCAGAAACTCATCCAGCTTCAAAGCCTCTTGTTCTCTGGCTCAATGGAGGTCTGCAATCTCTGTCTTG GACCTGGCTGTTCTTCTCTTGGAGTGGGTGCATTCTCTGAAAATGGACCTTTTAGACCAAATGGGGAAGTTCTGATTAAAAACGAGTACAGTTGGAACAGAG AGACAAACATTTTGTATTTGGAGACACCAGTTGGAGTGGGGTTCTCTTATGCTAAAGGTGGCTCTTCCTATGAGACTCTGAATGATGAGACAACAG CCAGGGACAATCTTGTATTCTTGCAACGCTGGTTCAACAAGTTCCCTCAATTCAGGCACAGAGATCTGTTTCTAGCAGGTGAAAGCTATGCAG GGCATTATGTTCCACAACTTGCAAAGCTCATGATTGAAATAAACGAAAAGGAGAAGTTATTCAATCTGAAAGGCATCGCC TTGGGTAACCCAGTTCTAGAATATGCCACTGACTTGAATTCAAGGGCCGAGTTCTTCTGGTCTCACGGTTTGATATCTGATTCAACGTACAAATTGTTCACTACAGGCTGTAACTATTCCCGGTACGTCAGTGAATACTACAGAGACTCGATTTCTCCGCTTTGTTCAAAAGTTTTGAGGCAAGTAGCCAGAGAAACCAGTAAGTTTGTGGACAAATATGATGTCACCCTTGATGTTTGCATTTCATCAGTGCTTTCACAGTCCAAAGCTATTTGTCCTCAAGGCCAA AAAACAAATGAGAGCATAGATGTATGTGTAGATGACAAAGTTACTAATTACTTGAACCGAAAAGATGTACAAGAGGCGCTCCATGCCAAGCTTGTCGGAGTCCGAAAATGGGATGTCTGCAGCAA CAACAGCATTTTGAACTATGATATGCTCAACCTGGAGAAACCTACACTCCCTGTTGTTGGATCACTCATAAAATCTGGAGTTCGGGTCTTAATTTACAG TGGAGATCAAGATTCAGTAATTCCACTGACTGGAAGCCGCACCTTAGTTCAAAAGCTGGCTAGACAACTAGGACTGAATACAACAGTCCCCTACAGAGTATGGTTTGAAGGCCAGCAG GTTGGTGGATGGACTCAAGTTTATGGCAGTATCCTCTCATTTGCTACTGTCAGAGGTGCCTCTCATGAAGCCCCTTTCTCTCAGCCTGAAAGATCATTTGTTTTGTTCAAGTCATTCTTGGAAGATAGGCCTCTGCCTGAAATTTTCTGA
- the LOC108335225 gene encoding serine carboxypeptidase-like 45 isoform X2, whose translation MKNLPTWKTMAVTVVLLQLSFSLEIFCLSNHADRIVRLPGQPNTRFQQFSGYVTVDDLKHKALFYYFVESETHPASKPLVLWLNGGPGCSSLGVGAFSENGPFRPNGEVLIKNEYSWNRETNILYLETPVGVGFSYAKGGSSYETLNDETTARDNLVFLQRWFNKFPQFRHRDLFLAGESYAGHYVPQLAKLMIEINEKEKLFNLKGIALGNPVLEYATDLNSRAEFFWSHGLISDSTYKLFTTGCNYSRYVSEYYRDSISPLCSKVLRQVARETSKFVDKYDVTLDVCISSVLSQSKAICPQGQKTNESIDVCVDDKVTNYLNRKDVQEALHAKLVGVRKWDVCSNILNYDMLNLEKPTLPVVGSLIKSGVRVLIYSGDQDSVIPLTGSRTLVQKLARQLGLNTTVPYRVWFEGQQVGGWTQVYGSILSFATVRGASHEAPFSQPERSFVLFKSFLEDRPLPEIF comes from the exons ATGAAGAACTTGCCAACATGGAAAACCATGGCAGTGACTGTGGTGTTGCTTCAATTGAGCTTTTCCTTGGAGATTTTCTGTCTCTCTAATCATGCAGATAGAATTGTTCGGCTTCCCGGGCAACCCAACACACGCTTCCAACAGTTCTCAGGATATGTTACAGTGGATGATCTCAAACACAAAGCTctcttttactattttgttgAATCAGAAACTCATCCAGCTTCAAAGCCTCTTGTTCTCTGGCTCAATGGAG GACCTGGCTGTTCTTCTCTTGGAGTGGGTGCATTCTCTGAAAATGGACCTTTTAGACCAAATGGGGAAGTTCTGATTAAAAACGAGTACAGTTGGAACAGAG AGACAAACATTTTGTATTTGGAGACACCAGTTGGAGTGGGGTTCTCTTATGCTAAAGGTGGCTCTTCCTATGAGACTCTGAATGATGAGACAACAG CCAGGGACAATCTTGTATTCTTGCAACGCTGGTTCAACAAGTTCCCTCAATTCAGGCACAGAGATCTGTTTCTAGCAGGTGAAAGCTATGCAG GGCATTATGTTCCACAACTTGCAAAGCTCATGATTGAAATAAACGAAAAGGAGAAGTTATTCAATCTGAAAGGCATCGCC TTGGGTAACCCAGTTCTAGAATATGCCACTGACTTGAATTCAAGGGCCGAGTTCTTCTGGTCTCACGGTTTGATATCTGATTCAACGTACAAATTGTTCACTACAGGCTGTAACTATTCCCGGTACGTCAGTGAATACTACAGAGACTCGATTTCTCCGCTTTGTTCAAAAGTTTTGAGGCAAGTAGCCAGAGAAACCAGTAAGTTTGTGGACAAATATGATGTCACCCTTGATGTTTGCATTTCATCAGTGCTTTCACAGTCCAAAGCTATTTGTCCTCAAGGCCAA AAAACAAATGAGAGCATAGATGTATGTGTAGATGACAAAGTTACTAATTACTTGAACCGAAAAGATGTACAAGAGGCGCTCCATGCCAAGCTTGTCGGAGTCCGAAAATGGGATGTCTGCAGCAA CATTTTGAACTATGATATGCTCAACCTGGAGAAACCTACACTCCCTGTTGTTGGATCACTCATAAAATCTGGAGTTCGGGTCTTAATTTACAG TGGAGATCAAGATTCAGTAATTCCACTGACTGGAAGCCGCACCTTAGTTCAAAAGCTGGCTAGACAACTAGGACTGAATACAACAGTCCCCTACAGAGTATGGTTTGAAGGCCAGCAG GTTGGTGGATGGACTCAAGTTTATGGCAGTATCCTCTCATTTGCTACTGTCAGAGGTGCCTCTCATGAAGCCCCTTTCTCTCAGCCTGAAAGATCATTTGTTTTGTTCAAGTCATTCTTGGAAGATAGGCCTCTGCCTGAAATTTTCTGA
- the LOC108335225 gene encoding serine carboxypeptidase-like 45 isoform X1 has translation MKNLPTWKTMAVTVVLLQLSFSLEIFCLSNHADRIVRLPGQPNTRFQQFSGYVTVDDLKHKALFYYFVESETHPASKPLVLWLNGGPGCSSLGVGAFSENGPFRPNGEVLIKNEYSWNRETNILYLETPVGVGFSYAKGGSSYETLNDETTARDNLVFLQRWFNKFPQFRHRDLFLAGESYAGHYVPQLAKLMIEINEKEKLFNLKGIALGNPVLEYATDLNSRAEFFWSHGLISDSTYKLFTTGCNYSRYVSEYYRDSISPLCSKVLRQVARETSKFVDKYDVTLDVCISSVLSQSKAICPQGQKTNESIDVCVDDKVTNYLNRKDVQEALHAKLVGVRKWDVCSNNSILNYDMLNLEKPTLPVVGSLIKSGVRVLIYSGDQDSVIPLTGSRTLVQKLARQLGLNTTVPYRVWFEGQQVGGWTQVYGSILSFATVRGASHEAPFSQPERSFVLFKSFLEDRPLPEIF, from the exons ATGAAGAACTTGCCAACATGGAAAACCATGGCAGTGACTGTGGTGTTGCTTCAATTGAGCTTTTCCTTGGAGATTTTCTGTCTCTCTAATCATGCAGATAGAATTGTTCGGCTTCCCGGGCAACCCAACACACGCTTCCAACAGTTCTCAGGATATGTTACAGTGGATGATCTCAAACACAAAGCTctcttttactattttgttgAATCAGAAACTCATCCAGCTTCAAAGCCTCTTGTTCTCTGGCTCAATGGAG GACCTGGCTGTTCTTCTCTTGGAGTGGGTGCATTCTCTGAAAATGGACCTTTTAGACCAAATGGGGAAGTTCTGATTAAAAACGAGTACAGTTGGAACAGAG AGACAAACATTTTGTATTTGGAGACACCAGTTGGAGTGGGGTTCTCTTATGCTAAAGGTGGCTCTTCCTATGAGACTCTGAATGATGAGACAACAG CCAGGGACAATCTTGTATTCTTGCAACGCTGGTTCAACAAGTTCCCTCAATTCAGGCACAGAGATCTGTTTCTAGCAGGTGAAAGCTATGCAG GGCATTATGTTCCACAACTTGCAAAGCTCATGATTGAAATAAACGAAAAGGAGAAGTTATTCAATCTGAAAGGCATCGCC TTGGGTAACCCAGTTCTAGAATATGCCACTGACTTGAATTCAAGGGCCGAGTTCTTCTGGTCTCACGGTTTGATATCTGATTCAACGTACAAATTGTTCACTACAGGCTGTAACTATTCCCGGTACGTCAGTGAATACTACAGAGACTCGATTTCTCCGCTTTGTTCAAAAGTTTTGAGGCAAGTAGCCAGAGAAACCAGTAAGTTTGTGGACAAATATGATGTCACCCTTGATGTTTGCATTTCATCAGTGCTTTCACAGTCCAAAGCTATTTGTCCTCAAGGCCAA AAAACAAATGAGAGCATAGATGTATGTGTAGATGACAAAGTTACTAATTACTTGAACCGAAAAGATGTACAAGAGGCGCTCCATGCCAAGCTTGTCGGAGTCCGAAAATGGGATGTCTGCAGCAA CAACAGCATTTTGAACTATGATATGCTCAACCTGGAGAAACCTACACTCCCTGTTGTTGGATCACTCATAAAATCTGGAGTTCGGGTCTTAATTTACAG TGGAGATCAAGATTCAGTAATTCCACTGACTGGAAGCCGCACCTTAGTTCAAAAGCTGGCTAGACAACTAGGACTGAATACAACAGTCCCCTACAGAGTATGGTTTGAAGGCCAGCAG GTTGGTGGATGGACTCAAGTTTATGGCAGTATCCTCTCATTTGCTACTGTCAGAGGTGCCTCTCATGAAGCCCCTTTCTCTCAGCCTGAAAGATCATTTGTTTTGTTCAAGTCATTCTTGGAAGATAGGCCTCTGCCTGAAATTTTCTGA
- the LOC108336445 gene encoding acyl carrier protein 1, chloroplastic, translating to MAMASLSATSLTFQPSLNFSTASTQGCYKTSTLGAVCVGWNRRSFPSLRSSRFRICAVQAQPETVEKVCEIVRKQLALSTESELTPDTKFSDLGADSLDTVEIVMGLEEEFGINVEEDGSQNISTVQEAADLIEKLVQEKKVDQTNATESAKTAESA from the exons ATGGCAATGGCATCTCTTTCAGCCACTTCTCTCACCTTCCAACCCTCTCTCAACTTCTCTACAGCCTCTACACAG GGGTGTTACAAAACTTCAACTTTGGGTGCAGTTTGTGTGGGATGGAATAGGAGAAGCTTCCCTTCTTTGAGATCCTCCCGTTTCCGCATTTGTGCA GTGCAGGCACAACCAGAAACAGTAGAGAAGGTGTGTGAAATTGTGAGGAAACAACTTGCTCTGTCCACAGAATCCGAGCTTACCCCAGACACCAAATTTTCAGATCTTGGTGCTGATTCCCTTGACACT GTGGAAATAGTGATGGGTTTGGAGGAGGAGTTTGGCATCAATGTTGAGGAGGATGGGTCTCAGAACATCTCAACAGTTCAAGAAGCAGCTGATTTAATAGAGAAACTGGTTCAAGAGAAAAAAGTGGACCAAACCAATGCAACTGAATCAGCTAAAACAGCTGAATCAGCTTAa
- the LOC108335410 gene encoding uncharacterized protein LOC108335410 isoform X2: MVIATLKFACKPNPLLRSAPFQCVRKVVPKSLPALQVEECNASTRGRGKGTSEKFILENNSKVPAWKKLDSKELGLRNSMITVPTRKVLNVLKKKGYDVYLVGGCVRDLVLKKTPKDFDIITSADLREVRKTFPWCAIVGKRFPICHVHMDGTIVEVSSFNTARWKSSVYFTHGIEAPNNCDKKDLLRWRNCLNRDFTINGLMYDPYARIVYDYMGGMEDIIKTKVRTVVPAATSFQEDCARILRAIRIAARLGFSISRETAQSIKNLSSSVLRLDKSRLLMEINYMLAYGSGEASLRLLWRFGLLDLLLPFQAAYFVRGGFRRRDKRTNLLLSFFYNVDKLLAPNRPCHSSLWVSVLALHKALSDKPRDCSVVAAFSLALHNGGNFSEAISIARRINKPHDTRFHELLDPSGLDEEDLEGEILDLAESVKGSLFQMTNEHLVSGALAGYPQAPHSDLTMIQTVSSN; encoded by the exons ATGGTCATCGCTACATTGAAATTCGCCTGCAAACCCAATCCCCTTCTTCGCTCTGCTCCCTTCCAATGCGTCCGCAAG gtTGTGCCTAAATCTCTCCCCGCGCTTCAGGTAGAGGAATGTAATGCCTCAACCCGTGGACGAGGCAAGGGGACCAGCGAGAAATTCATATTAg AAAATAATAGCAAGGTCCCGGCATGGAAGAAATTGGATTCCAAAGAGCTTGGACTTCGGAATTCCATGATAACAGTTCCAACCAGGAAGGTTCTGAATGTGCTGAAGAAAAAGG GGTATGATGTATACCTTGTAGGAGGCTGTGTTCGAGATCTTGTACTAAAGAAAACACCAAAAGACTTTGATATTATAACTTCAGCGGACCTTAGAGAG GTGAGGAAAACATTTCCGTGGTGTGCGATAGTTGGTAAAAGGTTCCCAATATGTCATGTTCATATGGATGGTACCATTGTTGAG GTTTCAAGTTTTAATACTGCTAGATGGAAGTCGAGTGTATACTTCACTCATGGTATTGAGGCACCTAATAACTGTGATAAGAAGGACTTACTTCGTTGGAGGAATTGTTTGAATCGTGACTTTACAATTAACGG GTTGATGTATGATCCATATGCCAGAATTGTCTATGATTACATGGGAGGAATggaagatatcatcaaaactaaA GTGCGAACAGTGGTTCCTGCAGCTACTTCTTTTCAGGAGGATTGTG CCCGCATTTTACGTGCAATTAGAATTGCTGCTCGCTTGGGGTTTAGTATTTCAAGGGAAACAGCTCAATCTATTAAAAATCTTTCATCTTCAGTGTTAAGACTAGATAAG AGCAGGCTTCTGATGGAAATCAATTATATGTTGGCTTATGGATCTGGTGAAGCTTCTTTGAGGCTATTATGGAGATTTGGACTTCTAGATTTACTTCTTCCGTTTCAG GCTGCTTATTTTGTCCGCGGTGGATTTCGAAGACGGGACAAAAGAACCAATTTGCTTTTG TCTTTCTTCTACAATGTGGATAAACTTTTGGCACCAAACCGGCCATGTCATAGCAGTTTATG GGTTTCTGTCCTAGCATTACACAAGGCGTTGAGTGATAAACCAAGAGATTGCTCTGTCGTTGCTGCATTTAGCCTGGCACTCCATAATGGTGGAAATTTTTCTGAAGCAATAAGCATAGCAAGGAGGATAAACAAACCACATGATACCAGATTTCATGAATTGTTAGATCCTTCAGGTCTGGATGAAGAGGATTTGGAAGGTGAGATTCTGGATCTTGCTGAGTCTGTTAAAGGGTCATTGTTTCAGATGACAAATGAGCATTTGGTTTCTGGGGCTTTGGCTGGCTATCCTCAAGCTCCTCATTCAGATCTG ACGATGATTCAGACAGTATCCAGTAACTGA
- the LOC108335410 gene encoding uncharacterized protein LOC108335410 isoform X4, producing MVIATLKFACKPNPLLRSAPFQCVRKVVPKSLPALQVEECNASTRGRGKGTSEKFILENNSKVPAWKKLDSKELGLRNSMITVPTRKVLNVLKKKGYDVYLVGGCVRDLVLKKTPKDFDIITSADLREVRKTFPWCAIVGKRFPICHVHMDGTIVEVSSFNTARWKSSVYFTHGIEAPNNCDKKDLLRWRNCLNRDFTINGLMYDPYARIVYDYMGGMEDIIKTKVRTVVPAATSFQEDCARILRAIRIAARLGFSISRETAQSIKNLSSSVLRLDKSRLLMEINYMLAYGSGEASLRLLWRFGLLDLLLPFQAAYFVRGGFRRRDKRTNLLLSFFYNVDKLLAPNRPCHSSLWVSVLALHKALSDKPRDCSVVAAFSLALHNGGNFSEAISIARRINKPHDTRFHELLDPSGLDEEDLEDDDSDSIQ from the exons ATGGTCATCGCTACATTGAAATTCGCCTGCAAACCCAATCCCCTTCTTCGCTCTGCTCCCTTCCAATGCGTCCGCAAG gtTGTGCCTAAATCTCTCCCCGCGCTTCAGGTAGAGGAATGTAATGCCTCAACCCGTGGACGAGGCAAGGGGACCAGCGAGAAATTCATATTAg AAAATAATAGCAAGGTCCCGGCATGGAAGAAATTGGATTCCAAAGAGCTTGGACTTCGGAATTCCATGATAACAGTTCCAACCAGGAAGGTTCTGAATGTGCTGAAGAAAAAGG GGTATGATGTATACCTTGTAGGAGGCTGTGTTCGAGATCTTGTACTAAAGAAAACACCAAAAGACTTTGATATTATAACTTCAGCGGACCTTAGAGAG GTGAGGAAAACATTTCCGTGGTGTGCGATAGTTGGTAAAAGGTTCCCAATATGTCATGTTCATATGGATGGTACCATTGTTGAG GTTTCAAGTTTTAATACTGCTAGATGGAAGTCGAGTGTATACTTCACTCATGGTATTGAGGCACCTAATAACTGTGATAAGAAGGACTTACTTCGTTGGAGGAATTGTTTGAATCGTGACTTTACAATTAACGG GTTGATGTATGATCCATATGCCAGAATTGTCTATGATTACATGGGAGGAATggaagatatcatcaaaactaaA GTGCGAACAGTGGTTCCTGCAGCTACTTCTTTTCAGGAGGATTGTG CCCGCATTTTACGTGCAATTAGAATTGCTGCTCGCTTGGGGTTTAGTATTTCAAGGGAAACAGCTCAATCTATTAAAAATCTTTCATCTTCAGTGTTAAGACTAGATAAG AGCAGGCTTCTGATGGAAATCAATTATATGTTGGCTTATGGATCTGGTGAAGCTTCTTTGAGGCTATTATGGAGATTTGGACTTCTAGATTTACTTCTTCCGTTTCAG GCTGCTTATTTTGTCCGCGGTGGATTTCGAAGACGGGACAAAAGAACCAATTTGCTTTTG TCTTTCTTCTACAATGTGGATAAACTTTTGGCACCAAACCGGCCATGTCATAGCAGTTTATG GGTTTCTGTCCTAGCATTACACAAGGCGTTGAGTGATAAACCAAGAGATTGCTCTGTCGTTGCTGCATTTAGCCTGGCACTCCATAATGGTGGAAATTTTTCTGAAGCAATAAGCATAGCAAGGAGGATAAACAAACCACATGATACCAGATTTCATGAATTGTTAGATCCTTCAGGTCTGGATGAAGAGGATTTGGAAG ACGATGATTCAGACAGTATCCAGTAA
- the LOC108337256 gene encoding mitochondrial phosphate carrier protein 3, mitochondrial: MAPSDQSRHSLVPGFLYSSKIQSHLSNNTNHGLPLLPSSSSIASHSSSSSLPAQGGAKCPVILSPKEKIRMFSPAYYAACSAGGVFSCGLTHMAVTPLDLVKCNMQIDPVKYKNITSGFGVLLKEQGAKGFFRGWVPTLLGYSAQGACKFGFYEFFKKYYSDLAGPENAVKYKTIIYLAGSASAEVIADIALCPMEAVKVRVQTQPGFARGLSDGLPKFIKADGVSGLYKGIVPLWGRQIPYTMMKFASFETVVEMIYKNVIPVPKEKCSKNKQLGVSFAAGYIAGVLCAVVSHPADNLVSFLNNAKGATIGDAVKKIGVVGLFTRGLPLRIVMIGTLTGAQWGLYDSFKVFVGLPTTGGSAPAPVK, encoded by the exons ATGGCTCCCTCAGACCAATCTCGCCACTCTCTTGTTCCTGGATTCTTATACTCATCAAAAATACAGTCCCATTTGAGTAATAACACCAATCATGGGTTGCCATTGCTACCATCATCATCCTCCATTGCATCGCATTCATCATCCTCATCGTTACCAGCGCAGGGTGGGGCCAAGTGTCCCGTGATCCTTTCACCAAAAGAGAAAATCCGCATGTTTTCTCCTGCCTACTATGCAGCATGCAGTGCCGGTGGGGTCTTCAGTTGTGGACTCACCCACATGGCTGTCACTCCTCTCGATCTTGTCAAGTGCAACATGCAG ATTGATCCTGTAAAGTACAAGAACATCACATCGGGATTTGGAGTGTTACTGAAGGAACAGGGTGCTAAAGGTTTCTTCAGGGGATGGGTGCCTACTCTGCTGGGGTACAGTGCTCAAGGAGCATGCAAGTTTGGGTTTTATGAATTCTTCAAGAAGTATTACTCAGACCTTGCAGGACCCGAGAATGCAGTGAAGTACAAAACGATCATATATCTAGCCGGTTCTGCTTCAGCTGAAGTTATTGCTGATATTGCCCTTTGCCCTATGGAGGCTGTCAAAGTTCGTGTACAAACTCAGCCTGGCTTTGCTCGAGGTTTATCAGATGGGTTGCCCAAGTTTATCAAGGCCGACGGTGTTTCTGG GTTGTATAAAGGTATAGTTCCTCTTTGGGGGCGTCAAATTCCAT ACACGATGATGAAATTTGCTTCCTTTGAGACCGTTGTGGAGATGATCTACAAAAACGTCATCCCAGTCCCGAAGGAGAAGTGCAGCAAAAATAAGCAGCTTGGAGTGAGTTTTGCAGCTGGATACATAGCAGGTGTGCTCTGTGCAGTTGTCTCACATCCTGCCGACAACCTCGTTTCTTTTCTCAACAATGCCAAGGGAGCCACTATTGGTGAT GCTGTGAAGAAAATTGGGGTAGTAGGTCTTTTCACTCGTGGCCTTCCTCTTCGTATAGTTATGATTGGAACACTAACCGGAGCACAGTGGGGACTCTATGATTCATTTAAAGTATTTGTAGGACT GCCTACTACTGGAGGAAGTGCTCCTGCACCTGTTAAGTAG